In Desulfosediminicola ganghwensis, a single window of DNA contains:
- a CDS encoding sigma-54-dependent transcriptional regulator, which yields MDQKSLSCYRRPTQKTLIIDDEETSRFSLNYFLLEEGFEVTLTTSYEEAEIFLSRTEYDIIFVEIAIAGSLGFDFLKKVRESYSDTQVIVVTGSPDIDKALISLKLGVIDFILKPVRLNELLKASRLALRQKHLSGENEYYRSNLETIFRSVRDGIVTVDTSMRIVHLNEAAMVLCGLSDAVGRPISEQAVDCGRGCLGILQDVFTGNEAKQHCYIECQRTHKHNQIVNLSVSPLFENSNGFSGYVMVMRDETKLHQKENLSVDEPELAKLIGENSQMILVKKLIRTLGELRTTVLITGESGTGKELTVDALHSFGKLSDGPLIKVNCGALSENILESELFGHVKGAFTGATTQRDGRFHFADGGTIFLDEIGDITPKTQLQLLRVIETMCFERVGSSTTEKVEVRIIAATNSDLALKVARGEFREDLYYRLKVVQISLPPLRERKDDLPLLTRYFIQQLNCQYNKKIRGMTENAQNFFQKYSWPGNIRELKHCLEHAYIFCKTGMIATSDLPMEIQRESGMDDEGLSQIPIQDNELERLKRALKETGGNKAKASRMLNMSRRTIYRKIVKYNLTN from the coding sequence ATGGATCAGAAGAGTCTCTCCTGTTACAGGAGGCCCACCCAGAAAACGCTTATCATAGATGATGAGGAAACATCCCGTTTTTCTCTCAACTACTTCCTCCTGGAAGAGGGGTTTGAGGTTACCCTGACTACCAGTTACGAAGAGGCGGAAATCTTTTTGTCGCGTACGGAGTACGACATAATATTCGTAGAAATTGCTATCGCTGGCAGCCTCGGTTTCGATTTCCTCAAGAAAGTACGCGAATCATATTCTGATACGCAGGTAATTGTTGTGACCGGCAGTCCGGATATCGATAAGGCTCTAATCTCGCTTAAGCTGGGAGTCATCGACTTCATTCTCAAACCGGTTCGTCTCAATGAACTTCTCAAAGCCTCCAGGCTTGCCCTGCGCCAGAAACATCTATCTGGTGAGAACGAATACTATAGATCAAATCTTGAAACAATTTTCAGAAGTGTCAGGGATGGCATTGTCACTGTCGATACGTCTATGAGGATCGTGCACCTCAACGAGGCCGCTATGGTGCTCTGTGGTTTGAGTGATGCGGTTGGCAGACCTATCAGCGAGCAGGCTGTTGATTGTGGGCGAGGATGTCTGGGAATCCTGCAAGATGTGTTTACCGGGAATGAGGCAAAACAACATTGCTATATTGAATGCCAACGTACACATAAACACAATCAGATAGTCAACTTGAGTGTCTCGCCATTGTTTGAAAACAGCAATGGGTTTTCCGGTTATGTAATGGTTATGCGGGATGAGACCAAACTGCACCAGAAGGAGAACCTGTCCGTGGATGAGCCTGAGCTTGCCAAGCTGATAGGTGAAAATTCCCAAATGATATTAGTTAAAAAACTCATAAGGACTCTTGGTGAGTTGCGGACAACGGTGTTAATCACTGGGGAAAGTGGAACGGGCAAGGAGCTGACGGTTGATGCGTTACACAGCTTCGGGAAATTGTCGGATGGGCCGCTCATAAAGGTTAATTGTGGCGCATTGTCGGAGAATATTCTCGAGAGTGAACTATTTGGTCATGTCAAAGGCGCATTTACCGGGGCGACCACTCAACGGGATGGGCGATTTCATTTTGCGGATGGCGGCACGATATTTTTAGACGAGATAGGTGATATTACGCCGAAGACGCAGCTGCAATTATTGCGGGTTATCGAGACAATGTGCTTTGAACGTGTCGGGAGTTCAACGACAGAAAAAGTGGAGGTACGGATCATTGCCGCGACCAACTCTGATCTTGCTTTAAAGGTTGCCAGGGGAGAGTTTCGCGAAGATCTTTATTACAGGCTGAAAGTAGTTCAAATTTCCCTTCCGCCCCTGAGAGAGCGTAAGGATGACCTACCTCTGTTGACACGTTATTTTATTCAACAGCTCAATTGTCAATATAACAAAAAAATCAGAGGCATGACAGAGAATGCACAGAACTTTTTTCAGAAGTATTCCTGGCCTGGAAATATACGTGAACTGAAGCACTGCCTGGAGCACGCGTACATTTTTTGCAAAACGGGCATGATAGCAACATCTGACCTGCCGATGGAAATACAAAGAGAGAGCGGCATGGATGATGAGGGTTTGAGCCAGATACCGATTCAGGATAACGAACTGGAAAGGTTGAAAAGAGCATTGAAAGAAACTGGTGGTAACAAGGCCAAAGCCTCAAGGATGCTCAATATGAGTCGTAGAACAATTTATCGAAAAATAGTCAAATACAATCTAACCAATTGA
- a CDS encoding acyl-CoA dehydrogenase, producing the protein MNFELSEEQRLIKDMVRDFAENEVAPSAAERDEEERFDRALMFDRLAELGLTGIIFPEEYGGGGADYLSYALAVEELSRVCASTGVTLSAHISLGSNPIYLFGTEEQKQKFLTPLAEGSKMGAFGLTEPSAGSDAGGTRTTANLEGDQYILNGTKVFITNGGDAETYLVLARTDKNAQKHHGISAFIVEKGTPGFTFGKKEKKMGIRSSPTMELVFENCAIPASNLLGEAGEGFKIAMKTLDGGRIGIGSQALGIAQGALDLAVDYAKERKQFDTPIARFQGVQFQLADMACLVEAARLLIYKAAYRASNNLSYSQEAAMAKLVASEAAMKVTTQAVQIFGGYGYSREFPVERMMRDAKITEIYEGTSEIQRLVIGTHLCR; encoded by the coding sequence ATGAATTTTGAATTATCAGAAGAACAACGGTTGATTAAAGATATGGTTCGTGACTTCGCCGAAAACGAAGTCGCCCCAAGCGCCGCCGAGCGCGATGAAGAAGAGCGGTTCGACCGTGCTTTAATGTTTGACCGCCTTGCTGAACTCGGTCTTACCGGCATAATTTTCCCGGAAGAGTATGGCGGAGGCGGGGCCGATTATCTCAGTTATGCCCTAGCCGTTGAAGAACTCTCGAGAGTCTGTGCCTCCACCGGAGTCACCCTTTCGGCCCATATCTCACTCGGCTCAAATCCCATCTACCTGTTCGGCACCGAAGAGCAAAAACAGAAATTTCTGACTCCACTCGCCGAAGGAAGCAAGATGGGCGCTTTCGGACTTACCGAACCTTCTGCCGGATCGGATGCCGGAGGTACCAGAACCACAGCCAACCTCGAAGGCGACCAGTATATACTGAACGGCACCAAGGTCTTCATTACCAACGGTGGAGATGCGGAAACATATCTGGTGCTGGCTCGAACTGATAAAAATGCGCAAAAACATCATGGCATCAGCGCGTTCATCGTAGAAAAAGGCACTCCCGGTTTTACTTTCGGAAAAAAAGAAAAGAAAATGGGAATCCGCTCATCCCCTACCATGGAACTGGTTTTCGAAAATTGCGCGATCCCTGCCTCCAATCTCCTGGGAGAGGCCGGAGAAGGCTTCAAGATCGCCATGAAGACCCTGGACGGTGGACGTATCGGTATTGGTTCCCAGGCACTTGGTATTGCTCAGGGTGCTTTGGATCTTGCTGTCGATTACGCCAAAGAACGCAAACAGTTCGACACTCCAATTGCCAGGTTCCAGGGCGTGCAGTTCCAGCTGGCAGATATGGCCTGCCTGGTTGAGGCCGCCCGGCTGCTGATATACAAGGCGGCCTATCGGGCGAGTAATAATCTGTCGTACAGCCAGGAAGCGGCAATGGCCAAACTCGTTGCCAGCGAGGCTGCCATGAAGGTGACCACCCAGGCTGTGCAGATATTTGGCGGATATGGTTATTCCCGTGAGTTCCCGGTGGAACGCATGATGAGGGACGCCAAGATCACCGAGATATACGAAGGAACCAGCGAAATCCAGAGGCTGGTTATCGGTACTCATCTTTGCCGCTGA
- the icmF gene encoding fused isobutyryl-CoA mutase/GTPase IcmF, translating to MNANVEVYSPNHAVRVITATSLFDGHDASTNIMRRILQDSGVEVIHLAHNRSVQELVDTAIEEDANGIAMSSYQGGHMEAFKYMIDLLKERGASHIKVFGGGGGVIVADEIKELEEYGVTRIYSPEDGATMGLQGMINDMISRMDFATTSLKELNPDQLNCSDKREVARFITAAQQARTEGSGNLAELLAMIEPMAAKNTPPVIGITGTGGAGKSSLTDELLLRFLNDIPDINIAIICCDPSRRKTGGALLGDRIRMNSISGSSRVYMRSLATRDSANEVSASLPDAIKVAKAAGFDLIIAETAGIGQGDSKITDLSDLSVYVMTSEYGAPSQLEKIDMLDYADIIVINKFEKKGSDDAIRDVRKQVKRNRKAWETDTEDFPVYGTIASKFNDDGVTALYHGIIEGLAAKTSLQLTPGLPKPDKKTPSSKTIVIPANRIRYLAEIADTVRGYHQYTETQSLAVRNAWHLNQSISMLEDAGTCVPEALTALQEQEEALRLHVAKETEEALETWEDRRKAYSGDELVYVIRGKEIRVPLYTTSLSHSKIPKIALPWFSDPGDTYRWLRKENLPGFFPFTGGVFPLKRTEEDPTRMFAGEGGPGETNKRFKLLSANYEAKRLSTAFDSVTLYGWDPHSRPDIYGKIGTSGVSICTLDDVKLLYDGFELCSPTTSVSMTINGPAPIILAMFMNTAMDQQLDRYQQENGRKPDAETEAQIRKDVLANVRGTVQADILKEDQGQNTCIFSIEFALKMMGDIQEFFIENRVRNFYSVSVSGYHIAEAGANPITQLALTLSNGFTYVEYYLARGMDIDSIAPNLSFFFSNGMDPEYTVIGRVARRIWAVTMREKYGASERSQKLKYHIQTSGRSLHCQEIQFNDIRTSLQALCAIYDNCNSLHTNAYDEAITTPSQESVRRALAIQLIINREWGLAKNENPLQGSFVVDELTDLVEEAVLSEFEHISDRGGVLGAMETGYQRSKIQEESLYYEHLKHSGEYPIIGVNAFRNPDANFDEENATLELSRASDDIKQDQLRRLADFHERNSTQSQEQLEKLKAVALGGGNIFEQLIETVRYCSLGQITTALYEAGGQYRRNM from the coding sequence ATGAACGCGAATGTAGAAGTCTATTCTCCCAATCACGCTGTCAGGGTCATAACGGCCACTTCACTCTTTGACGGTCACGACGCCTCAACCAATATTATGCGGAGAATCCTGCAGGACTCCGGGGTTGAGGTCATCCACCTGGCTCATAACCGCTCCGTACAGGAACTTGTAGACACCGCCATCGAAGAAGATGCCAATGGTATTGCCATGTCCAGCTATCAGGGCGGACACATGGAGGCGTTTAAATATATGATCGACCTCCTGAAAGAACGGGGGGCATCACATATCAAGGTGTTTGGCGGTGGTGGCGGAGTAATCGTCGCCGACGAAATTAAAGAGCTCGAAGAGTATGGCGTCACCAGGATCTATTCCCCTGAAGATGGTGCGACCATGGGCCTGCAGGGCATGATCAATGACATGATCTCCCGTATGGACTTTGCCACCACCAGCCTCAAGGAGCTCAATCCCGATCAGCTGAACTGTTCTGATAAAAGAGAAGTCGCCAGATTTATCACTGCGGCCCAGCAGGCGAGGACAGAGGGCAGCGGTAATCTGGCTGAACTGCTGGCCATGATCGAGCCGATGGCCGCCAAAAACACGCCGCCGGTGATTGGCATTACCGGTACCGGTGGGGCAGGAAAATCTTCTCTCACCGATGAGTTACTGCTCAGATTCTTAAACGATATACCAGATATCAATATTGCCATTATCTGCTGTGATCCGTCCCGGCGGAAAACCGGCGGTGCCCTGCTCGGTGACAGGATTCGCATGAATTCCATCTCCGGCTCTTCACGGGTCTATATGCGCAGCCTGGCTACCCGCGATTCTGCCAACGAAGTCTCCGCGTCGCTCCCCGATGCGATAAAGGTCGCCAAAGCCGCAGGCTTTGACCTGATTATCGCCGAGACAGCCGGCATCGGCCAGGGTGATTCAAAAATTACTGACCTCTCTGATCTCTCGGTGTATGTGATGACCAGCGAGTACGGCGCCCCCTCGCAGCTCGAAAAAATCGACATGCTGGATTACGCCGATATTATCGTCATCAATAAATTTGAGAAAAAAGGCAGCGACGACGCCATTCGAGACGTACGCAAACAGGTGAAACGCAATCGCAAAGCCTGGGAAACAGACACTGAGGATTTTCCGGTGTACGGTACCATCGCCTCCAAATTCAATGATGATGGAGTCACGGCACTTTATCATGGCATCATCGAAGGGTTGGCAGCCAAAACCAGCCTGCAGCTCACTCCAGGCTTACCAAAGCCGGACAAGAAGACCCCGAGTTCAAAAACCATAGTAATCCCTGCCAACCGCATCCGTTACCTCGCGGAAATTGCCGATACCGTTCGCGGCTATCATCAGTATACCGAAACCCAGTCCCTGGCTGTTCGTAACGCCTGGCACCTCAACCAATCAATCAGTATGCTTGAAGATGCAGGTACCTGCGTACCAGAGGCATTGACCGCATTGCAGGAACAAGAAGAAGCGCTGCGGCTCCATGTTGCCAAGGAGACCGAAGAGGCTCTGGAAACCTGGGAAGACCGCCGTAAAGCGTATTCCGGTGATGAGCTGGTTTATGTAATCCGCGGCAAGGAGATCAGGGTGCCACTCTACACCACGTCTCTCTCCCATTCAAAAATCCCTAAGATCGCCCTGCCCTGGTTCAGTGATCCGGGCGATACTTACCGCTGGCTGAGAAAAGAGAATCTGCCCGGTTTCTTCCCCTTTACCGGAGGAGTCTTCCCGCTCAAACGTACCGAAGAAGACCCGACCAGAATGTTTGCCGGTGAAGGAGGTCCCGGTGAAACCAACAAGCGATTCAAACTGCTCTCTGCCAACTATGAAGCCAAGCGTCTCTCCACCGCCTTCGACTCGGTGACCCTGTATGGCTGGGACCCGCACAGCAGACCCGATATCTATGGCAAGATCGGTACCTCAGGCGTTTCAATCTGTACCCTTGATGACGTCAAGCTGCTTTATGACGGTTTCGAGCTCTGCTCACCGACCACTTCGGTCTCCATGACCATAAACGGACCCGCACCGATTATCCTGGCCATGTTCATGAACACAGCCATGGACCAACAGCTTGACAGATACCAGCAGGAGAATGGCAGAAAACCCGATGCCGAGACCGAAGCGCAGATCAGAAAGGATGTACTTGCCAATGTCCGTGGTACTGTTCAGGCAGACATTTTAAAAGAGGACCAGGGCCAGAACACCTGCATTTTTTCCATAGAGTTTGCCCTGAAGATGATGGGTGACATTCAGGAGTTCTTTATCGAAAACAGGGTCCGCAATTTCTACTCAGTCTCCGTCTCGGGTTACCATATCGCCGAAGCCGGAGCCAATCCCATCACTCAGTTGGCGCTGACACTCTCCAACGGTTTTACCTATGTAGAGTACTATCTGGCCAGAGGTATGGACATCGACAGCATCGCCCCCAACCTGTCATTCTTTTTTTCCAACGGCATGGACCCGGAATACACGGTTATCGGCAGGGTGGCCCGTCGAATCTGGGCGGTAACCATGCGCGAAAAATATGGTGCTTCCGAGCGATCGCAAAAACTGAAGTATCACATCCAGACGTCAGGCCGTTCCCTGCACTGCCAGGAGATCCAGTTCAACGATATCCGCACCTCCCTGCAGGCACTCTGTGCGATCTATGACAACTGCAACAGCCTGCACACCAACGCCTACGATGAGGCGATCACCACCCCAAGTCAGGAATCTGTTCGCAGAGCCCTGGCGATCCAGTTGATCATCAACCGCGAATGGGGCCTTGCCAAAAATGAGAACCCGCTGCAAGGCAGTTTTGTGGTCGATGAGTTGACCGATCTGGTGGAAGAAGCGGTTCTCAGCGAGTTTGAACACATCAGTGATCGGGGCGGCGTGCTTGGTGCCATGGAGACCGGCTACCAACGGAGCAAAATCCAGGAAGAGTCTCTGTATTATGAGCATCTCAAGCATTCAGGCGAGTATCCGATTATCGGCGTGAATGCCTTCAGGAACCCAGATGCCAACTTCGATGAAGAAAACGCCACACTGGAACTTTCCCGCGCATCGGATGATATCAAACAGGACCAGTTGCGCCGGCTGGCGGACTTCCATGAAAGAAATTCCACGCAAAGCCAGGAACAGCTGGAAAAATTAAAAGCGGTCGCGTTAGGCGGCGGTAACATCTTTGAACAGCTCATCGAAACGGTTCGTTACTGCAGCCTCGGTCAAATCACCACTGCTCTCTATGAAGCAGGAGGGCAATACAGAAGAAACATGTAA
- a CDS encoding acyl-CoA synthetase, with the protein MGMENLYKEVMDLNLMEDNDQKEAVAKDFFKKFNAMELPETFNWAEEIFEGLHVQERPDHLALIWADIHTGDSKQFTYKEFAERGNQCLNGLHKAGVDKGDNMYLMAPIVPETWFASYACVKGGVIAVPTATTMTVRELQFRFETYKPDCILADEIYTDIMDEALKLTGVTPKIKLVLGEKDGWTNFKQLNDEPTEAKAAATASNDLLFCFFTSGTTGLPKRVGHTAASYPIGHLSTSVMIGIRPDDVHHNLSAPGWAKWAWSSFFAPLNVGATATGFNFAALDGDKYLATIAKHKVSTFCAPPTAWRLFINLDVSKFDFSALRQSIGAGEPLNPEVISKWKGLTGTEIRDFYGQTESTAMIGNPPWMTGKMRSGSFGYPSFMYDVTLVDEEGNEVTKTDEPGHIVVRLDRWRSVGLFTEYIGNPEKMTSVFIDNYYYTGDRASIDEDGYWWFVGRSDDVIKSSDFRIGPFEVESALIEHDSVAESAVVGVPDPKRHQLVKAFVILKEGYEPSRELALDLFQHTIQILAKFKIPRIIEFVPELPKTLSGKIRRIELRQQETDRPDSGKAGERKEFFYWDFPELSSKKN; encoded by the coding sequence ATGGGTATGGAAAATCTGTACAAAGAGGTTATGGACCTCAACCTGATGGAGGACAACGATCAAAAAGAGGCGGTTGCAAAGGATTTTTTTAAAAAATTCAATGCAATGGAACTCCCGGAAACTTTTAACTGGGCCGAAGAAATCTTTGAAGGGCTCCATGTCCAGGAACGCCCCGACCATCTGGCCCTGATCTGGGCAGATATTCATACCGGTGACAGTAAACAGTTCACGTATAAAGAGTTTGCTGAGCGAGGCAACCAGTGCCTGAACGGGCTTCATAAAGCCGGGGTCGACAAAGGCGATAATATGTACCTGATGGCACCCATCGTGCCGGAGACCTGGTTCGCCAGCTATGCTTGTGTCAAGGGCGGTGTTATAGCTGTTCCCACCGCCACTACCATGACTGTCCGTGAGCTGCAATTCAGATTTGAGACGTATAAGCCCGACTGTATACTGGCAGATGAAATTTACACCGACATCATGGATGAAGCGCTGAAACTGACTGGTGTAACGCCAAAAATCAAGCTGGTGCTCGGTGAGAAAGACGGCTGGACAAATTTCAAACAGCTCAACGATGAACCCACAGAGGCAAAAGCCGCAGCCACAGCCTCCAACGACCTGTTGTTCTGTTTCTTCACCTCCGGCACCACCGGGCTTCCCAAGCGGGTCGGTCATACGGCGGCCTCCTACCCCATCGGCCATCTTTCCACCTCGGTGATGATCGGTATCCGCCCTGACGATGTGCATCACAACCTGAGCGCACCAGGCTGGGCTAAATGGGCATGGTCGAGCTTTTTCGCACCGCTCAATGTCGGCGCCACCGCCACCGGTTTTAACTTTGCCGCCCTGGATGGCGACAAGTACCTCGCCACCATCGCCAAACACAAGGTTTCCACTTTTTGCGCTCCACCAACGGCATGGCGACTGTTCATTAATCTCGATGTCTCTAAATTCGATTTTTCGGCGCTGCGTCAATCAATCGGTGCGGGCGAACCATTGAACCCGGAGGTAATCTCCAAGTGGAAGGGGCTTACCGGCACCGAGATTCGCGATTTCTACGGCCAGACAGAATCCACCGCTATGATCGGCAATCCTCCATGGATGACAGGTAAAATGCGTAGCGGATCGTTCGGCTATCCATCATTCATGTACGATGTCACCCTGGTCGATGAAGAAGGAAACGAGGTCACCAAAACCGATGAACCCGGCCATATCGTCGTTCGTCTCGACCGCTGGCGCTCGGTTGGCCTCTTTACCGAATATATCGGTAACCCCGAAAAAATGACCTCGGTATTTATCGACAATTATTACTATACCGGTGATAGAGCTTCCATCGACGAAGACGGCTACTGGTGGTTTGTCGGTCGCAGCGATGACGTTATCAAGTCTTCCGATTTCCGTATCGGTCCATTCGAGGTTGAGAGTGCGCTTATCGAACACGATTCTGTCGCCGAGTCTGCCGTAGTAGGTGTTCCCGATCCCAAACGGCATCAGCTGGTTAAAGCATTCGTCATCCTGAAAGAGGGGTATGAACCTTCCAGGGAGCTGGCGCTTGATCTCTTCCAGCACACCATTCAGATTCTTGCCAAGTTCAAGATTCCGAGAATCATCGAGTTCGTCCCTGAGCTGCCCAAGACCTTAAGCGGCAAGATCCGCCGTATCGAACTCAGGCAACAGGAAACTGATCGCCCCGATTCCGGCAAGGCTGGTGAACGTAAAGAATTCTTCTATTGGGATTTTCCAGAGCTGAGTTCTAAGAAAAACTGA
- a CDS encoding TetR/AcrR family transcriptional regulator, translated as MRTKDSDAKEVVTQIKNQELVKERRRQIVDAAVPLFIEHGYHKTTTRLLAKATGLSIGTMYDYISTKEDVLYLVCMAIFSEVEHGVKEALARPLRGKDALAEVIREYFLVCDKMSDHVLLMYQVTQFLSPKWQKKVLEAEINITDLFIEAMHQIRSTGTLPELDDDTINLMGHNISILGHSWTFRRWYFAKHFTIESYIAQQTDFIMNFLDSKKEPV; from the coding sequence ATGAGAACGAAAGATAGCGATGCAAAAGAGGTAGTTACCCAGATCAAGAATCAGGAGCTGGTGAAAGAGAGGCGCCGTCAGATTGTCGACGCCGCTGTACCGCTCTTCATTGAACACGGCTACCACAAAACCACCACCCGATTGCTGGCGAAGGCCACCGGTCTCTCAATAGGTACCATGTATGACTATATCTCCACCAAGGAGGATGTGCTGTATCTGGTCTGCATGGCAATTTTTTCCGAAGTTGAACACGGCGTCAAAGAGGCGCTGGCCAGACCGTTGAGAGGAAAAGACGCTCTGGCAGAAGTTATTCGGGAATATTTTCTGGTCTGCGACAAAATGAGTGACCACGTGCTGCTGATGTATCAGGTCACCCAGTTCCTGTCGCCCAAATGGCAGAAAAAGGTGCTCGAAGCAGAGATAAACATCACCGACCTTTTTATCGAGGCAATGCACCAGATCAGAAGCACCGGCACCTTGCCGGAGCTCGACGACGACACCATCAACCTGATGGGCCATAACATCTCCATTCTTGGCCACTCATGGACTTTTAGAAGATGGTACTTTGCCAAACACTTCACCATTGAGAGCTACATCGCGCAGCAGACTGATTTTATCATGAACTTCCTGGACAGTAAGAAGGAGCCTGTTTAG
- a CDS encoding PAS domain-containing hybrid sensor histidine kinase/response regulator: MANKPLDRNDKFSALRKRAERWLRKQPGQTLPSPVTSEMQKLVHELSTYQAELEIQNEDLLQAQSELERANQICFDLYDFAPVGYLTIDNKGLITQINIAAAEMLGRDRLRLLNKSFSSFIVRDDLPVYYRFRKDIIQTHLKQNCELQILSDEKSTIHVLLSGTEFNHSDDDRQFRITLTDISARKALEHVLTRKNKELEHAIDSMHDMITIHDREMNIIRASKSMCDTFNLEIEDLQGKRCYEIFCGSSEVCPSCPSIKAIDKQKTFTSVIKNHQTGKSFHVTCSPLINNGDDRNLAVHIVRDITQQLKLDEEYLQHQKMEAIGTLAGGIAHDFNNILTSVLGFSEIAQRKIPEGNEAKEDLDHVILAAKHAKTLVQQILTFSKKKQEKREPIQIAPVIHEVLQLIRASLPSTIRVIEKIDDDCGHILATQMGLYQITMDLCSNAVHAMTSAHGQLSVNLQIVAHSHSPCENGTADSAPKNYVLLTITDTGIGIEEKIVSRIYEPYFTTRSTDKGNGMGLAMVYGLVNDFGGYIEFESSPGEGTGFHVYFPVIGKETDIKIRDTAGPSPRGDEHILAVDDDKVIARLYQAFLGKLGYQVTIFSDSELALEYFRANPDKFDLIITDQTMPHITGMELLEYILQIRRDIPVILCTGYSSFISEKQVKEIGFKSLIPKPISQRQLANTVRTLLDATPTQTI; the protein is encoded by the coding sequence ATGGCAAACAAACCTCTCGACAGAAACGATAAATTTTCGGCTTTGCGCAAAAGAGCAGAAAGATGGTTACGCAAACAACCCGGTCAGACCCTACCCTCACCCGTCACCAGTGAAATGCAGAAACTGGTACATGAACTTTCTACGTATCAGGCAGAACTTGAAATCCAAAATGAGGATTTACTCCAAGCACAGAGTGAATTAGAGCGAGCCAATCAAATCTGTTTCGATCTTTACGATTTCGCTCCCGTCGGCTACCTAACCATAGACAATAAAGGCCTGATAACACAAATAAACATTGCTGCAGCAGAAATGCTTGGCAGAGACAGGCTCCGACTCCTCAACAAGTCTTTTTCTTCCTTCATTGTCCGTGACGATCTTCCAGTATATTACCGTTTTCGTAAGGATATTATTCAGACCCACCTCAAACAGAATTGTGAGCTCCAAATCCTCAGCGACGAAAAAAGTACGATTCATGTTTTATTGTCCGGCACCGAGTTCAACCACTCCGATGATGACAGGCAATTCAGAATAACCCTGACCGATATTTCTGCCCGTAAGGCCCTTGAACATGTCCTCACCCGGAAAAACAAGGAATTGGAACACGCCATCGATTCAATGCATGACATGATCACTATCCATGATAGGGAAATGAACATTATCCGGGCAAGCAAATCAATGTGCGACACCTTCAATTTAGAGATTGAAGACCTGCAGGGCAAACGCTGTTATGAGATATTTTGCGGATCATCAGAGGTCTGCCCCTCGTGCCCGTCAATTAAAGCAATAGACAAACAGAAAACATTCACTTCTGTGATCAAAAATCACCAAACAGGCAAGTCATTCCACGTAACCTGCTCGCCACTTATTAATAACGGCGACGATCGTAACCTGGCAGTTCACATAGTCCGGGATATTACCCAACAGCTCAAGCTGGATGAAGAATATCTCCAACACCAGAAGATGGAAGCCATAGGCACATTGGCTGGAGGAATTGCTCATGATTTCAACAATATTCTCACTTCGGTTCTTGGTTTCTCTGAAATTGCACAGCGCAAGATACCAGAAGGAAATGAAGCGAAAGAAGATTTAGACCACGTCATTCTTGCTGCGAAGCATGCCAAAACACTCGTTCAACAGATACTTACCTTCAGTAAAAAGAAGCAGGAAAAGAGAGAACCCATACAGATAGCACCTGTTATACATGAAGTCTTGCAGCTTATTCGCGCATCACTGCCTTCTACTATTCGGGTAATTGAAAAGATTGACGATGACTGCGGCCATATCCTGGCAACTCAGATGGGTCTTTATCAGATCACTATGGACCTCTGTAGCAACGCAGTTCACGCCATGACCAGCGCCCACGGTCAGCTCTCGGTTAACTTGCAGATAGTTGCACATTCACATTCCCCATGTGAAAATGGAACGGCGGATAGTGCCCCAAAGAATTATGTACTCCTTACGATCACCGACACCGGCATTGGCATTGAAGAGAAAATAGTAAGCCGCATCTACGAACCCTACTTCACAACCAGGTCCACAGACAAAGGAAATGGCATGGGATTGGCAATGGTTTACGGACTGGTAAACGATTTTGGAGGATATATAGAATTTGAAAGCAGCCCGGGAGAAGGGACTGGTTTCCATGTCTATTTTCCTGTAATCGGCAAGGAAACTGATATAAAGATACGAGACACTGCTGGTCCCTCTCCAAGGGGTGATGAGCATATTTTAGCTGTGGATGATGACAAGGTTATAGCTCGACTTTATCAGGCTTTTTTAGGCAAACTTGGCTACCAGGTCACCATCTTTTCAGATAGCGAACTGGCTCTTGAATATTTTCGTGCAAATCCTGATAAATTTGACCTCATCATCACAGACCAGACCATGCCCCACATTACCGGTATGGAATTATTAGAGTATATTCTGCAGATCAGAAGAGACATCCCGGTGATACTTTGTACAGGATACAGCTCTTTTATTTCCGAAAAGCAGGTTAAAGAAATCGGCTTCAAGAGTCTGATCCCAAAACCCATCAGCCAGCGCCAGCTTGCCAATACAGTTCGCACCCTCCTTGATGCAACACCGACGCAAACGATATGA